GAAAAAAACTTAGGAAATATGAGGAAGCTAGGAATTTATTAAACAATCATCAGTCTTGAAAGATTCAGGAAGATTTACAGTCAGATTCAGTAATACGTAACAGCGAGTATTATCACGACCATGAATGCAAATATCATGTAAATCATGTACCAACCTATTGAGCTGTTCATAAACTTCCGTGTGGCTATCATGCACATTTTCCTGTACCCTCTTCCGACAGAAATCATAGTAAACCAGAATATGTCCATTACCGAAATTGGTTGTTTGTCGTTTCCCATTCTGGTTCTGAGTATCCTTCTCAGCATCAGCCGTATTTCGTTGGCATAGGCAAATGACGTATAATCACTTGAAACCGATCTTCCACCATTCCACACCTCGGCCGTTCTGATTTTCGGATTCTTGAAAACAGCAAAGGCCGCGAGAGAGAAAGCCGTAATAAGCGATATAATGTAATATGGTGATATCAGGCCGAAATCTGCAGATGAGAACCTGGACTCTATCGTGAAACCGTTGAAGACCAGTACAGAGGGTACGCCTCCCCTGAAAATCACCGGAACGAAAAGCACTGAAAACACGAACATTATGAGGATTGTGACCCCAATACCGAATACCGTTATCGTTTCTATTTTGCTGGCGTGCCCTTTCCTGACCCTGAACAGTGCTGTGAATGACAGTATTTTCATCATGGCACCCGTTATCATACCTTCCGAAATAGCGATCACGGATCCTACTATTATGGCAATAATTCCGATGTATCCGCCAATATATGCCTGCATGAAGAAGGATTCAAGCAGCATCCATACTGCCACTCCACCTATTGCAGGAAAAAGCCCCGAAAGGGACAGAGTAGAAAGCAGCGTACCTATTCTCATCCACCTGTCCTCAGGAACCCTGGTCTCTCCAAAATATTCTCCTCTTGTACTTCCAATGGAAAGGAAAAGACCTGTCTTCGATACGGCGTGCGCCATTGCAAATATTATTATGGTAATCAGGACGAACTCCTTGAGGACGGCACTGTCTGTGACAAGGTATAGGCCGAAGGCTGCCAGGATTGCCGCCTGATTCTCTATGGTGCTGAACCCACCGAGCATTTTCATGTTCTCTGATATGTAGGCATAGATGGAGGCAAACAAAATTGAAATGCTTCCTATTATAAGAAAGAGAATACCAATGTAAACCAGCTCGGGACTGGTGGCGCTCAGGAATACCATCCTGGTTATGAGGAAGACCCCCATCAGTGTCATTGTCGCACTGAATACAGCCGAAGCATTTGCCGGTGCATTTCCATGGGCTATTGGAAGCCATTCGCTTATCATGAATGGAGACATGCCCATCTTTATCAAGGCTCCAAATGATATCAGAAGCAGTGGAACATAACTAGTAAGAGGGATAAAGCCGAAGGTCGAATTCCCGGACAGGAAAAATGAAGATATGGCGCCAGCAATTATAAGCACGGTGCTGAACTCACTGAATGTCATGAAAGCAAATGCAGGACCCCTTTCTGATTTGTTCAGTGCAACTATGGCATAAGATGGCACCGACATTATTTCCCAGCCGGAAATCAGCGCAAGATAATTGTTGGATACCAGTATGATCGACATCCCCATTACTGTTAGGGATATCAAGGACGCAAGCCATTTTCCGTACTTCTCTCCATACGACAGCGAAAAGATTCCGGCAAAGACCCAAACAATCCCAGCAATGATGGAATAATATGAAAGATAATCACCGAGTATAAACTGTGTAGCTGCGAACACTATCGAGGATGCGGTCAGTGTGACGTAAGAGGCTTTCCGATTGAACAATCCGATCAGGGCCGCTATGCCGAAAAGCGCTGGACCTAGGAAGGCAAGCATGATTAATGCACCTCCCCACTGCGTGATCCAGAATCTATGTATTTGTTTGTGTTTCCCAAGGCAGCATTGATAGCGGCCAAAACAGTATAAGGCGAAGGAGGACATCCCGCGATCTCAACATGGTACTTTTCCCTGTCCAGTGGAGAATCTCCCATAATGCCTCCAGTCACTGCGCACGCTCCAAGTGCAATGACCAGCTTGGGTTCTGGCATTGCTTCATATGCTTTTTCCAGTGCGTCTTTCATCCCTGCTGTCATGACACCCATGACAACAATAGCGTCGGCATGACGAGGGGTGTTTACGAGGAATATGCCAAGACGATTTGCATCATACTGCGGAGAAAATATGCTTAGCAGCTCCATGTTGCAGGATCCGCATGCACCCGAATCCAGCGGGAAAATGTGTAATGATTTACTGAACATGTCATATTTCCTTTTGACCGCGAATATATCCTGATCACCTGTTGGCTGTAAATCAGGCAAACATCTACGGCAGAATATGCATTTCTCCCTGATCCAGCCTTCAGGCGTTATGGCATCTGCTGGGCAGTTACCTCCATTGATCCCCACAAGAGCCGACGGCCATAACGGTGCTGTATCCGGAGCTTCCGAAGGAAACTTTTCAGTCTTTATCCCTTTCTTCAGCCCTTTCAGGAACCACAAATTGCTCACTGTATCACCACCGCGAGCTCAGAAGCCCAAATGCCAAAACTCTCCCAATTAAAGTGAAAATCTGTAAAAATATTACCAGCCATAGACGCCCGGAATGCTTCAATATTAAGCAAGGAAGGTGAAGAAAACTGAAGATCCTCTATCCTACCATCCCTTATGTTGACATAATAGAAGAGGTCCCCCTGTGGGCTCTCAACTCTTGCCGCGCCATCGCCGCTTCTACTCTCTGTTCTGGCTGAGGGGGAATTTCCAATGTTTCTAAGGGCTTCACATACCATATCGGAGGATGAAAGGATTTCCCTGCTTCTTACATAAAATCTACCGAANNNNNNNNNNNNNNNNNNNNNNNNNNNNNNNNNNNNNNNNNNNNNNNNNNNNNNNNNNNNNNNNNNNNNNNNNNNNNNNNNNNNNNNNNNNNNNNNNNNCGTTCAAGCCGGCGGCCCTCGCGGCTGGTCCAAGAAGATTTTCCCTTTTTACGACTCCATTGTTCTGGATTCTGTTCAGGAAAATCTTGGATTGCAAAAGGCTTTCAAAAATATCTTCGAACTCCTTTCTAACATTGGTGACCAATGTTTCTATGCCGGATCCATTGATCTGGCAGCCTCCAATGGATGAAGCAGAGAAAAAATACCTGTGTCCAGCAAGGCGGGATATAATTCTTGCAACATTCTCCCTCAGATAAGCCACCTGGTGC
The genomic region above belongs to Thermoplasmataceae archaeon and contains:
- a CDS encoding proton-conducting transporter membrane subunit, coding for MLAFLGPALFGIAALIGLFNRKASYVTLTASSIVFAATQFILGDYLSYYSIIAGIVWVFAGIFSLSYGEKYGKWLASLISLTVMGMSIILVSNNYLALISGWEIMSVPSYAIVALNKSERGPAFAFMTFSEFSTVLIIAGAISSFFLSGNSTFGFIPLTSYVPLLLISFGALIKMGMSPFMISEWLPIAHGNAPANASAVFSATMTLMGVFLITRMVFLSATSPELVYIGILFLIIGSISILFASIYAYISENMKMLGGFSTIENQAAILAAFGLYLVTDSAVLKEFVLITIIIFAMAHAVSKTGLFLSIGSTRGEYFGETRVPEDRWMRIGTLLSTLSLSGLFPAIGGVAVWMLLESFFMQAYIGGYIGIIAIIVGSVIAISEGMITGAMMKILSFTALFRVRKGHASKIETITVFGIGVTILIMFVFSVLFVPVIFRGGVPSVLVFNGFTIESRFSSADFGLISPYYIISLITAFSLAAFAVFKNPKIRTAEVWNGGRSVSSDYTSFAYANEIRLMLRRILRTRMGNDKQPISVMDIFWFTMISVGRGYRKMCMIATRKFMNSSIGWYMIYMIFAFMVVIILAVTYY
- a CDS encoding NADH:ubiquinone oxidoreductase — its product is MSNLWFLKGLKKGIKTEKFPSEAPDTAPLWPSALVGINGGNCPADAITPEGWIREKCIFCRRCLPDLQPTGDQDIFAVKRKYDMFSKSLHIFPLDSGACGSCNMELLSIFSPQYDANRLGIFLVNTPRHADAIVVMGVMTAGMKDALEKAYEAMPEPKLVIALGACAVTGGIMGDSPLDREKYHVEIAGCPPSPYTVLAAINAALGNTNKYIDSGSRSGEVH
- a CDS encoding Ni,Fe-hydrogenase III large subunit → FGRFYVRSREILSSSDMVCEALRNIGNSPSARTESRSGDGAARVESPQGDLFYYVNIRDGRIEDLQFSSPSLLNIEAFRASMAGNIFTDFHFNWESFGIWASELAVVIQ